In Candidatus Abyssobacteria bacterium SURF_5, the genomic stretch CGAACAGGGTTGCATATTTGGGTTGATCGAGTTCTTTGCGCTCCTCCAGATTTGCGATGAATCTCGGGGTGCCGATTCTCACGGGACACCCGAAGATTTCCTCGCTCATTTCGCACACCCCCGGCAAGAGAGAGGCGCCGCCGGTAAGGACTACGCCGCCGGCTATGAGGTCGCGGTAGCCGGTGAGTTGGATCTCCATCTGGATGAGTCGCATCAATTCGTCCATGCGGTATTCGATGATTTCGGCGAGGTCGCGGAGCGCGACTTCCCGATCGCGGCGGTCGCCCACGCTTGTCACAGCTATTGTCTGGCCGTTGCTGACCATGGAAACGAGCGCGCAGCCGTGCTCCAGCTTGACCAGCTCGGCCTTCTCGTGCGGCGTGCGAAGGCCCAGGGAGATGTCGCGGGTGACATGTTCTCCGCCGAGGCTGACGACCTCGCTGTGGCGCACCGAACCATTCAGATAGATGACGATGTCGGAGGTCCCGCCGCCGATGTCGATTAAGGCGACGCCGAGGTCTTTCTCGTCATCGGTGAGCGCGGCTTCGGCCGATGCCAGCGGTTCCAGCACGACTCCGTCGACGTCGAAGCCGGCTCGATTGACTGTTTTCACGAGGTTTTGAATAGAGGTGACGGCGCCGGTAACGATATGAACGTCGACCTCGAGGCGGACGCCCAGCATGCCTACCGGATCGCGAACGCCGTCCTGCCCGTCAATGATAAATCCGTAGGGAAGCACATGGACGACTTCGCGATCGATGGGAATTGCGACCGCCTTGGCGGCCTCGATCGCTCGTTGCACGTCGGCCTGCGTTATTTCGCGGTCATTGCGGGAGACGCCAGTCATCCCCCTGCTGTTCAGGCTCTTGATGTGCCCACCCGAG encodes the following:
- the ftsA gene encoding cell division protein FtsA, with the translated sequence KSDGLKKGVIINIERTISAIQRAVEEAETQAGVEVDSVMAGISGGHIKSLNSRGMTGVSRNDREITQADVQRAIEAAKAVAIPIDREVVHVLPYGFIIDGQDGVRDPVGMLGVRLEVDVHIVTGAVTSIQNLVKTVNRAGFDVDGVVLEPLASAEAALTDDEKDLGVALIDIGGGTSDIVIYLNGSVRHSEVVSLGGEHVTRDISLGLRTPHEKAELVKLEHGCALVSMVSNGQTIAVTSVGDRRDREVALRDLAEIIEYRMDELMRLIQMEIQLTGYRDLIAGGVVLTGGASLLPGVCEMSEEIFGCPVRIGTPRFIANLEERKELDQPKYATLFGLARYALLQQDKKEKFGPAMFGAMGKLFSRVGSWMRTTL